The Elusimicrobia bacterium HGW-Elusimicrobia-1 genome includes the window GCCTGCCGTTTTTTCCTTGAGCATTATCAGCATATCTATGGTGAGCTTTGCGTGGTCTATTTGTCTTTCGATTTTTCCCGACAGGGGATTGGGCACTTTGCCGAGTTGCTGCCAGCACGCCGAAGCCAGCATAAGTATTATGTTTATAAAATGAGAGTTGGTTTTTTTGTCCGCCATAAATATCCTCCCGATGTAAATACGCGTTAAAATCCGGGTTTAATGGTTTTTAAGAAACTCCGATATTCTTTCGAGCGCGCGCTTTTTACCTAAAAGTTCCAATAGGTCGAAAAGGCCGGGACCTTGCATTCTACCCGACACGGCGACGCGCAGGGGGTGAAAAACCTTTGCGTTCTTAAGCCCCGACGAAAGACAGAAATCTTTCACGGTTTTTTCGAGCGTGTCCTTCGTGAAATCGTCGACGCCTTCGAGTTTTTGGGCCGCCGCTTCAAGCGTTTTCAGCGCGTCGGCGTCGGCGAAGATTTTGGCGACAGCCGCCTCGTCGTAAACTATTTTATCGGTGAAAAAAATATCGAGTATTTTGGGGACGTCCGTAAGAAGTTTTATCTTTTCTTTTTCTACGGACAGAATTCTGCGGGCATAGTCCGCGTCGGTTATAATTACGCCGGCTTTTTCTACGATCCCCGCCGAGCGCGACAGAATTTCTGCCGGATCGAGTTTTTTTAGATATTCCATATTCAGCCAGAGAAGTT containing:
- a CDS encoding DUF1844 domain-containing protein; protein product: MADKKTNSHFINIILMLASACWQQLGKVPNPLSGKIERQIDHAKLTIDMLIMLKEKTAGNLTEEEEKILLTTLSDLELNYADESKKESSGGDETKH